Proteins encoded together in one Heliomicrobium gestii window:
- a CDS encoding phosphodiester glycosidase family protein encodes MKSFIKKAALFIVINVVVGVILGPLLLFYGPVPSLRQMVVGSIMTSRHGFVAEWFLSEERIKEILGQSEVEDIRSTLFNGVTVAHAKGSDRIEVEDIQGHRFTGKVMIVHDPARVKVAVSSKLGEAGETVPEMAQREGAVAAVNGGGFVDPNGQGNGAYPDGVTVSRGQFISVIDEDQKENIIGITKKGQMIVGRYSARELRGMDVGEVVTFGPPLIVNGKPTITSGDGGWGVAPRTGIGQRADGAIIMVVIDGRQIGSIGATLRELQDLLLKYGAVTAGNLDGGASTTMVYNGKVINQPSSVFGIRYIPTSFVVLPAKQSKGGI; translated from the coding sequence TTGAAATCGTTTATCAAAAAAGCAGCCCTCTTCATCGTCATCAATGTCGTGGTGGGCGTGATCCTGGGACCGTTGCTCCTGTTCTACGGTCCCGTTCCTTCGTTGCGGCAGATGGTGGTCGGCTCGATCATGACGTCGCGTCATGGCTTTGTGGCCGAGTGGTTTTTATCGGAAGAGCGCATCAAGGAGATCTTGGGCCAATCAGAGGTCGAGGATATCCGCTCGACTCTGTTCAACGGCGTCACAGTGGCCCATGCCAAAGGCTCTGATCGCATCGAGGTGGAGGATATCCAGGGTCACCGTTTTACGGGCAAGGTGATGATCGTCCACGACCCGGCGCGGGTCAAGGTGGCTGTGTCGTCGAAACTGGGCGAAGCCGGCGAAACCGTTCCTGAGATGGCCCAGCGCGAAGGCGCTGTGGCGGCCGTCAACGGCGGCGGCTTTGTCGATCCCAACGGGCAAGGCAACGGCGCCTATCCTGACGGTGTTACCGTCAGCCGGGGCCAGTTCATCTCTGTCATCGACGAAGACCAGAAAGAAAACATCATCGGCATCACCAAGAAAGGCCAGATGATCGTGGGCCGCTATTCGGCGCGGGAACTGCGCGGCATGGATGTGGGCGAGGTGGTCACCTTTGGTCCGCCCTTGATCGTCAATGGCAAGCCGACGATCACCTCCGGTGACGGCGGCTGGGGCGTAGCGCCCCGTACCGGCATCGGCCAGCGGGCAGACGGCGCCATCATCATGGTCGTCATCGACGGTCGCCAGATCGGTTCCATCGGCGCGACGCTGCGGGAGTTGCAGGATTTGTTGCTCAAATACGGCGCGGTGACGGCGGGCAACCTTGATGGCGGCGCGTCGACGACGATGGTTTATAATGGCAAGGTGATCAACCAGCCGTCGAGCGTCTTCGGGATCCGCTACATTCCGACAAGCTTCGTCGTCTTGCCTGCGAAGCAGTCCAAGGGAGGAATCTGA
- a CDS encoding acyltransferase gives MTKKSAIEEIQALRGVAFLGVALQHTLGAFIHRPDLTRGDAVAYAFLFTLAKLAVPAFVFITGMVVLYNYYDQLDYPRFLWRRIQEILIPYLAWTVFYSFYAGPPPESAVSWARDLARNLLTGDGSYHLWFVVMIFQFYLLYPIFRWGFRHIGERAARSSRGLVALMSLLGIGYLVLTWLSYSVIPNVGEPLALSKVWQLFSDYRDRTFLFWFFYFILGGAAGLAVSRWRQWTTQALWWNGALFAVLFLWVTRQLVAGITEGAEGVIMDVNVATSLRPSVALYSVSVIVLAYGLATRWRYSGDPLSRVMHLLGRHSYGLYLAHAFTLDLTARAIRPYVHNLTPLPAMTITFIGCVAGALTLTLLLGRMPRGEWLVGSKARRKPSAKAASTSGTANF, from the coding sequence ATGACGAAAAAAAGCGCAATTGAAGAAATTCAGGCCCTGCGGGGCGTCGCTTTTCTGGGCGTCGCTTTGCAGCATACGCTTGGCGCCTTTATCCACCGGCCCGATCTCACCAGGGGAGACGCTGTGGCCTATGCGTTCCTGTTCACCCTGGCGAAGCTGGCTGTGCCGGCCTTCGTCTTTATCACCGGCATGGTCGTCCTGTACAATTACTACGACCAACTGGACTATCCCCGTTTTCTCTGGCGAAGGATCCAGGAGATCCTGATTCCCTATCTCGCCTGGACCGTTTTTTACAGTTTTTACGCCGGACCGCCACCGGAATCGGCGGTCTCATGGGCTCGCGATTTGGCAAGAAATCTGCTCACCGGCGATGGCAGTTATCACTTATGGTTCGTCGTCATGATCTTTCAGTTTTACCTCCTTTATCCGATTTTTCGGTGGGGATTTCGTCACATCGGAGAAAGGGCGGCCCGCTCCAGCCGTGGGTTGGTTGCGCTGATGAGCCTGCTCGGCATCGGTTATCTGGTCCTTACCTGGTTGTCCTACTCGGTCATCCCGAATGTGGGGGAGCCGCTGGCGCTTTCAAAAGTATGGCAATTATTCAGCGATTACCGCGACCGCACCTTTCTCTTTTGGTTCTTCTATTTTATCCTGGGCGGCGCCGCCGGCTTGGCGGTGAGCCGGTGGCGCCAATGGACGACCCAGGCGCTGTGGTGGAATGGCGCCCTTTTCGCCGTGCTCTTTCTGTGGGTGACGAGGCAACTGGTGGCCGGGATCACCGAGGGGGCCGAGGGGGTTATCATGGATGTCAATGTGGCCACCTCTCTGCGTCCGTCTGTCGCCCTCTACTCGGTGAGTGTGATCGTCCTGGCCTACGGCCTGGCAACGCGGTGGCGCTACTCAGGCGATCCCCTGAGCCGGGTCATGCATCTGTTGGGGCGCCACTCCTATGGCCTATACCTGGCCCATGCCTTCACCTTGGATCTGACGGCCAGGGCGATCCGGCCCTATGTACATAACCTGACGCCGCTGCCGGCCATGACGATTACCTTCATCGGTTGTGTGGCCGGAGCGCTTACGCTGACCCTACTGCTCGGGCGGATGCCGCGAGGGGAATGGCTCGTCGGATCAAAGGCGCGCCGCAAGCCCTCTGCCAAAGCGGCATCGACATCGGGAACAGCAAATTTTTGA
- a CDS encoding carbon-nitrogen family hydrolase, with protein MKVGLLQFTVRGGDRKANEETVARYMAEAREHRPEVLVLPEMWTTGYDLINLAALADDGAPYGDLLVRWASETGATIVGGSSPVGVAGRFANTLYAYTPEGERILSYEKAHLFGLMGEDRYLAAGSAAGNFSIGEVPCGAVICYDLRFPEWIRKTVLAGCEILFIPAQWPLSRLDHWRILLQARAIENQCYVVACNRTGADEKGVAFAGHSMVIDPWGTPVVEAGEEEGWLWAEIEREKVGRVRRKMTVFADRRVDLY; from the coding sequence TTGAAAGTCGGACTTTTACAGTTTACCGTGCGCGGCGGCGATCGGAAGGCGAATGAGGAGACGGTGGCGCGGTATATGGCAGAGGCCCGTGAACACCGTCCCGAAGTGTTGGTGCTGCCGGAGATGTGGACGACGGGCTACGATTTGATCAATCTGGCGGCGTTGGCCGATGACGGAGCGCCCTATGGCGATCTGCTCGTCCGCTGGGCCAGCGAGACAGGGGCCACAATCGTCGGGGGCTCATCCCCCGTGGGTGTCGCCGGGCGTTTCGCCAACACCCTCTATGCCTACACCCCAGAGGGAGAACGCATTCTTTCCTATGAAAAAGCGCATCTCTTTGGCCTCATGGGGGAGGATCGCTACCTCGCTGCCGGTTCCGCTGCCGGCAACTTTTCTATCGGCGAGGTTCCCTGCGGCGCTGTGATCTGTTATGACCTGCGGTTTCCCGAATGGATTCGCAAGACCGTTCTCGCCGGTTGCGAGATCCTCTTCATTCCCGCCCAGTGGCCCCTTTCCCGGCTAGATCACTGGCGGATCCTGTTGCAAGCCCGAGCCATTGAAAACCAGTGCTATGTTGTCGCCTGCAACCGAACCGGAGCCGACGAAAAAGGCGTCGCTTTTGCCGGTCATTCCATGGTCATCGACCCCTGGGGGACGCCTGTCGTTGAGGCTGGCGAAGAGGAAGGATGGCTCTGGGCGGAGATCGAGCGAGAAAAGGTAGGCCGAGTTCGCCGAAAAATGACTGTTTTTGCTGATCGGCGAGTGGATCTGTACTAA